The Alosa alosa isolate M-15738 ecotype Scorff River chromosome 9, AALO_Geno_1.1, whole genome shotgun sequence genome includes a region encoding these proteins:
- the spata6 gene encoding spermatogenesis-associated protein 6 isoform X2, producing MPQKRLKCTVELEIQAITCPGVMLPSQEDIYLSVRIMDQFQKTHCVPAVFPLLFHKKMVFTKSFSHVVDLSGIADLLECDTTFFELIQLLPPEGEIWATLEENTRDFLYPGPCVLSKSPCPQRELLMKKSITFPGISPKVEFSTTTTIEECEARDRRPAASSNSSKSPAKPASASVRRSPGTAGKTGPGSAGAPASSGYDRPTVASMTRALSPYTHRRMCQLSEDARQRLGHLQLGPHAFRKETCRQPPFVVPRSLSTSVLETSSCSPSLSLSTWRSILDRSTHSAADASHLSSRRSSPAKVSASSLKSAPSPVGPPRQRPSCSPVHRRPPEAHSTPLLTSSHRAAQSPGLSHSSLKESTVSAAETSVHLDNGHYWSSRAAAYTGRPHRAVFEESLGRIYKNLYRNLSDTS from the exons ATGCCTCAAAAAAGATTGAAATGCACAGTAGAACTCGAGATTCAGGCT ATCACGTGCCCTGGGGTAATGTTGCCCTCTCAGGAAGACATATACCTCAGTGTGCGCATCATGGACCAGTTTCAGAAGACCCattgcgttcctgctgtctttccTCTTTTGTTCCACAAAAAAATGGTATTTACCAAG TCTTTCTCCCATGTAGTTGACCTGAGTGGCATTGCTGACCTCCTAGAAT GTGATACAACATTCTTTGAGCTAATTCAGCTGCTACCACCAG agggggaaatctGGGCTACTCTTGAGGAGAACACCCGTGACTTCCTCTACCCTGGACCGTGCGTCCTGTCCAAATCCCCTTGTCCACAGAGAGAGCTCCTGATGAAGAAATCCATCACCTTCCCC GGAATCTCACCCAAAGTGGAattctccaccaccaccaccatagaGGAATGTGAGGCGAGAGATCGGCGGCCTGCTGCATCCTCG aattcCAGCAAATCCCCTGCTAAACCTGCCAGTGCCAGCGTCAGGAGGAGCCCGGGCACCGCGGGGAAGACAGGGCCGGGCAGCGCAGGCGCGCCGGCATCCAGCGGCTATGACAGACCCACCGTCGCCTCGATGACCCGTGCGCTCTCGCCCTACACCCACCGAAGGATGTGCCAGCTGTCGGAGGATGCCAGGCAGCGCCTTGGCCACCTCCAGCTGGGGCCGCACGCCTTCAGGAAGGAGACATGTCGACAGCCCCCCTTCGTG GTTCCCCGCAGTCTGAGTACTTCAGTCCTTGAGACCTCGTCGTGTTCACCGTCCCTCTCCTTGTCCACCTGGAGGTCCATCCTCGATAGGTCTACTCACTCCGCTGCAG ATGCCTCACACCTCTCCAGTAGAAGGTCAAGTCCAGCTAAAGTATCG GCAAGCTCTCTCAAATCCGCCCCTTCCCCAGTCGGGCCTCCCAGGCAGAGACCCAGCTGCAGCCCCGTCCACCGGAGACCTCCGGAGGCCCACTCCACCCCACTACTGACCAGCAGCCACAGGGCAGCACAGAGCCCAGGGCTCAGCCACTCCTCGCTGAAAGAGAG CACTGTATCGGCAGCGGAAACATCTGTTCACTTAGACAACGGACATTACTGGAGCTCCAGAGCGGCTGCCTACACGGGGAGACCCCACAGAGCCGTGTTCGAGGAGAGCTTGGGCCGAATCTACAAGAACCTCTACAGAAACCTCTCCGACACTAGCTGA
- the spata6 gene encoding spermatogenesis-associated protein 6 isoform X1 translates to MPQKRLKCTVELEIQAITCPGVMLPSQEDIYLSVRIMDQFQKTHCVPAVFPLLFHKKMVFTKSFSHVVDLSGIADLLECDTTFFELIQLLPPEGEIWATLEENTRDFLYPGPCVLSKSPCPQRELLMKKSITFPGISPKVEFSTTTTIEECEARDRRPAASSNSSKSPAKPASASVRRSPGTAGKTGPGSAGAPASSGYDRPTVASMTRALSPYTHRRMCQLSEDARQRLGHLQLGPHAFRKETCRQPPFVVPRSLSTSVLETSSCSPSLSLSTWRSILDRSTHSAADASHLSSRRSSPAKVSASSLKSAPSPVGPPRQRPSCSPVHRRPPEAHSTPLLTSSHRAAQSPGLSHSSLKERFKQDPSSPCRWEEIHRRVERILRGRNTSCRLTFDGDEDEDEDVDSGGQRSLPWASALP, encoded by the exons ATGCCTCAAAAAAGATTGAAATGCACAGTAGAACTCGAGATTCAGGCT ATCACGTGCCCTGGGGTAATGTTGCCCTCTCAGGAAGACATATACCTCAGTGTGCGCATCATGGACCAGTTTCAGAAGACCCattgcgttcctgctgtctttccTCTTTTGTTCCACAAAAAAATGGTATTTACCAAG TCTTTCTCCCATGTAGTTGACCTGAGTGGCATTGCTGACCTCCTAGAAT GTGATACAACATTCTTTGAGCTAATTCAGCTGCTACCACCAG agggggaaatctGGGCTACTCTTGAGGAGAACACCCGTGACTTCCTCTACCCTGGACCGTGCGTCCTGTCCAAATCCCCTTGTCCACAGAGAGAGCTCCTGATGAAGAAATCCATCACCTTCCCC GGAATCTCACCCAAAGTGGAattctccaccaccaccaccatagaGGAATGTGAGGCGAGAGATCGGCGGCCTGCTGCATCCTCG aattcCAGCAAATCCCCTGCTAAACCTGCCAGTGCCAGCGTCAGGAGGAGCCCGGGCACCGCGGGGAAGACAGGGCCGGGCAGCGCAGGCGCGCCGGCATCCAGCGGCTATGACAGACCCACCGTCGCCTCGATGACCCGTGCGCTCTCGCCCTACACCCACCGAAGGATGTGCCAGCTGTCGGAGGATGCCAGGCAGCGCCTTGGCCACCTCCAGCTGGGGCCGCACGCCTTCAGGAAGGAGACATGTCGACAGCCCCCCTTCGTG GTTCCCCGCAGTCTGAGTACTTCAGTCCTTGAGACCTCGTCGTGTTCACCGTCCCTCTCCTTGTCCACCTGGAGGTCCATCCTCGATAGGTCTACTCACTCCGCTGCAG ATGCCTCACACCTCTCCAGTAGAAGGTCAAGTCCAGCTAAAGTATCG GCAAGCTCTCTCAAATCCGCCCCTTCCCCAGTCGGGCCTCCCAGGCAGAGACCCAGCTGCAGCCCCGTCCACCGGAGACCTCCGGAGGCCCACTCCACCCCACTACTGACCAGCAGCCACAGGGCAGCACAGAGCCCAGGGCTCAGCCACTCCTCGCTGAAAGAGAG GTTTAAGCAGGACCCCTCAAGTCCCTGTCGCTGGGAAGAGATTCACAGACGGGTGGAGAGGATCCTCAGGGGCCGAAACACAAGCTGCAGGCTCACCTTT GATGGGGATGAAGATGAAGACGAGGATGTTGACAGCGGCGGCCAGCGCTCCCTGCCGTGGGCCAGCGCTCTCCCGTGA